AGCAACACACTGCAAATGGTTGGCTTTTCCTCATTACAGACCACAGAAAAATTTTTACCCGTTGCTAAGATGTTTAAGCGAAAAATGAACTAGATAAGTGTCGTGCAGTTTAAATAGCCTGCTTCCATGTTCCCTCTGCGGAGATCTACACAGAAATTTTCATCAATATAAGGGGTAATTAGAAGTCAGTTTAATAAAATGTACTGTGCTTATATCAGCATAAAATAATTACAGCTAGGCCATTAACATACaccttgtaatttttttttgtgtaagACTGCTGTACAATTGTTTAATATTGGCAGCCGGCCTTGATCAGAATTTTTGATGAAGGTTAATAATATATATATTCCTAGGTATATACGTAGGAATGTATGTACAGGGGTGGCACGAAGATTTTTGTATCGGGGGCATCCGCTAGAGTGCTCCTTCGGAGGGTTATTTATTCTGGAAACTTCGCTGTTTCAAATACGCACGTTTCCTCTTAGAGGGAACTAAAGAGGGCAGTAATGGGGCAGGGTGTCATACGGGGGCAACTAGTACGATGCTAGAGCCCCCGCCTCCCGTACTGCTAACGGCCAGTAACGGTAGACGGCGAAACTTACCTTTGTGAAAGCTTCCCCGTGAATTCCTTAATGTATTTGAGCGATTCCGTGCTTTCCAGGTACTGCTTACACCTGTAAATTGTCTTAATTAACATTACCCAAACCTTTTGTTATACCAGATCCTGCATCCACTCAACTCTCAAACCAAAGTTGCGCAGTTTGTCAATGATCAGAGCAGGTATGAAATAGCTGTACGAAACCAAACGTCACCTGCGAAATTGGATATTCAGGTACACCGAGTCCAAAAAGACAGTTGCTCTTTCACCGCTTACAAATGACCATGCATTGCGGCACACAAGACAGCATTGTGCAAAGCCTACTGTGAAACAGCAGAGATGTATATAGATAGTAGTGATGTCGCAACTGTAACTGCAGTTGTAGACTTACTCACGTAACATCAGTATCTGACAATTCACGGTTGGAACTTGAAGCAATAGGTAGAGAAATGGACACTTCCACATGAGGGGCTGCATAGGACAAGCAAAATGTTTTGCATAGGCCTCATGCATCTTTAAACACCAGCTTGCTTGCCAAATGGAACCAACCAGCATCCCGTTTTTAATATTGATCTCTTGAAGCCTTTACTTCCTGAAGTTTTGTTTGGATGTCAATGCCATTAATGTATTGTTTCATTGTGTAAGAAAGTATTGAATTACATTTATAAGGGGCGACACTGTTTATAAAGAGCCACACCATTATGGCAAGCCCCATTTTCAGAAAAGTGCTTCAACAGTTAAACAGCAGAGATCACTAATTTAGAAAAATGACAGTCTATATATTTTCCTTGAACAAATCTCGGCAACTACAATTTATTTTTGAACAATGAAACGATGAGAACCTTCACAACAGCAGGGGCCCTTTGAAAAGTGAGCTTGGCAAGCTGTAAGTATGGTCTGGAGAGAAATATGGTAGCTCTATTGGAATTCACACTTCACTGGGCAAAGAAGGCATAGGGAGCACTACGACTTAGAATGGACAAAAGGGCGATATTTGCATAATGATGCATACTCTCAATCGAACAGACTGTGAAGCGACAACAAGCATTAGCGAAAGGAAGGGTAAAAACACATAAGCAGTGGACTTAAGATACCTAATAAACCTGAAGCattactaaaaagaaaaaaaaaatgtacagtgCATATGTGCAGAGCACCAAATATAAGGCAATTTAACAGAAACATTTCTGCAGATTTTATTTACGTATGTCACACTAATAAAGTTCCAAATTAATCTCTGCACCCTACTAGATTGAAATATACAACTTCAGAAGACAGAagcatttcctcctcaaaggcaGATACACACAAGCTTGCACCAATGTGTATGCACTATAGGAACACGTCAACAGATAAATGGCAGGTGACCTCACCTATTGGAGAACATTACCGAGTGCACGAACAAAACTATTTAATTATTCACTACGGCATAAATGCAGTTAAAAAAGACTAGGACAAGTAAGCGAACACCACACgcgttttgcttcactatttcaTTAGTCATCAATGCGACTTGCTGCTGTACTTCAGTTATCTTGGCAGACACTTGAAATTTCCCGATGTGAAACCTATTAACGTTTTAGAACTTAACGTCACAAAAAGCCTTCACCCTAAGAGCAAAAAAACCCAGCTTTTCTGCCTCACTGTACTTATTATTCCTTGGTCCCTGCATATATTTCCTACAAAATCATATAGATAAATATAGAAGGAACAGACAAAATAAAAGGTTACATTGTGAGTCAAACATTTGAAATGGGCTCCTATCAGACTGCAAGTTTTCGCCACAAATATGTCTCGCCCTTACATTCCCCTGCAGTCTCTGTGCGGCTTTTCCCATATTTGTGCTCTTACATGCTGAATGGCAGAGCGAATCATGCAGTTCTGATTGCCAAGTTATAAAGCATATACCAGCAGAAACATGAGGGAAATATGCAACGGGTAATTTGATGAAGTCGTAGACCATAAGCACGTGGCTAAGTGTTAACATTTGTCCATATACCAAAACTGCGGATGTCATCCAACCAGAATGCCCAAAACAATTGCACTATAAATAAGTGAAGTCTCTATAGCTCACATCCAACGACTGGCGATGGTTCAGCTGAACCACTTAATTGTAGAATAAACGCGCTAAGAGGTTCTGCGCAATAACCTCAAGACCACACCAAAGGAACATCGAGTAGAGCCTTGTATGGCTGGAATGCAAGAGTGGGTCCCAAGACACGCCAAATACACGTGTACACACAAAATGAAGCCCCCCTGCCTTACAGATGGATGAATTTGTATCAAGTTGCCAGGCTTTTCATGCAACGTTGATGTAAACCAGTATCGATATGTTACTACTTTGCACAGTGTGAATAGAAGCGTCTATCATATGATAGAAAAGTTTCGTATATGTCACAACAATAAATCTATACGTTACCATAAAGTTTTTACAAAGAACATTTGGATTCCATAAGCGAACAAAGGAAAATATTGGAATGGCTTATGAAAGATTAAGCTATATATAGGGCTTAATGGTGTTTCAATAGGGTTTAAGCCATATATTTGACTTGAAATGTGCACATGGTTCTATCAACCGCACTACGCAAATACGAACATGATGATGAAAAAACATTGTACAAGATGTTAAGCTTGTGTGATTAAATTCACAAGCTGTGTCACTTATATTTGACATAGTCGTTAAAAATTCTAGATTCACTGTACAGCCACTGAGCAGCATATCATTGTGAAGCACAATAGGTTCTGTAAACTTTGGGAGTATTCTTCAAACAGCTCTTTACAATAATAGGTTGTAGATCACCGATGTGGAGGTGTTGCACATCAGTTCAAAGGCAGCTCGTAGCCCAGGGTCGATTTAGAGATTGCTGGCATGTCTCAAGGAGGCAACATCAGATGCAGTCTGTCACTCAGTCTTCATCCACTGGTGGTCACAGCGGAGTGATGATTAACAGCAACCCTGAAGAGAGTCCTCACACGCAGTGAAGGCCAAAGGGAAGACCAAATCAGTGGGCTTTCTTTTACGATGCATTCACCAGAAGGCAAGCTCGAGGCAGGAACCAGGAGGCGAATCCTTGTGAACGCAGATACACCATGACCACAAAACAGGGCTACCTGGAGGACTGTTTTGCCCATTCAAGAGGCACAGGCCAAACATGGAAGACAATGCAGGTTTGGCAAGCAAGAGGTAGGAACCATGAGGGGAATCCTTGTGGACGCAGAAATGTCATGGCCGCAGTACAGGGGTATCTCGAGGATTGACTTACCCATCCAAGAGGCACTGGCCGGATGTGGAAGCCGACGCGCGTTTGGAACTAGCATCGATTGGATGGGATCGAAAGTAGAAAAGCTGCAAGAACAACAAGTTTTCATGATTAGATGTATTTCAGATATACAAGGTATGCATAGTAATGAAAGTTCATAATGGGACACACTATTTGACAACGCTGAATTATGGCTTGGTCTAAATATGGACAATAAAACGGGATTTCTTTTATCTGCAGTCACTAGACTATTGCCTGCAATATTTAAAAGTTGTGGGTTTTAATTGCACTGAAAGAAGTGGATTTTTCAGTCACTTTTATTTCATGTCAAAATTTACACTACAGGTAAACACTATGTTTCCTATGCTTTCCTTCGGCTAATTGATTTATTGGGTAGTGGCTAACAAGGAGATGACCCTCTGAAAAATTCCTTTCGCTCACAGTGAGGGCACCAGCTGGAAGAATTATTACCTTAGGCTAACATATGAGGATTTATTTCACAGCAGCAGCCTCACGCAAAGGTAACTGGCCACCCTCACTGGTGAGAAGTTTCCCACTCAACACTTTCACTACAAGTGGTGCCTGGCAATACTCCTAGAGACACAAGTACATAGACATTAAACATGGTGAACAGGGATGTGTCTATCATCACAGTTTTCAAGAAAAAACGCCAGAGGCGTAACTTGAAGGTTGCCGGTTCAGATCTCGCTGATGAAATGGTGTTTTTTGTCAACCACCTATTTTAATCTCATATTAAACTACAATTAGGAACATAATGTTTGAACTGAGAATATAATGTCCCCAAGTTACCACCTCAGAGTAACTTGGTGGAATGGGAACTATGGGCCTCAATGTCATAGGCCGCTGTAGTGTATGcccctattttttgtttctttttagacATTGTCCGTCCACTTGTTTCTTTCTTACCCTATATTTATAGAAACAAACCTTtttcttacgaaaaaaaaaaaacctggcccGCCACAATTGAAGAAACTACAAGGCCTCCCGCAATGTTGTTGTCGTCATTACTTTTGTCTGGTTTCACAAAATATGTGACAGCACGCATGATCAAGTTTTGGTAGCAATCTCAGCTCCGTCATTCGAACCACCAACCTCTTGGTTATGACCGCCACCACCCCGTACGGAGTTCGTTCACATATGGAGTcccacagaagaaaaaaaaaattggcagcataaccgcggagtgaatgatggagagtggggcgaagcattcgtccgtcccttcattcttgcttccgtccgtccatgcgtccgtctgtgtgaccgtccatgcgcgcgtctgttcgtgcgtccgtccctgcgttcatccatgcatccgcccctgcgtctgttcatgtgtccatccatgcatctgtctgtgtgtccattcgtccatctattcaacactccaagtaccacaatctcgcaacttttcatcatatattacgaatatagaagcaccgccatccagcggacattccaaggactaaacgagtggtggcacacgcacactttcttacggcttgcgcttcgtgtctacttcacacctttaaacacatcgagttcatggtatatactagttcactgtattgatggcattgtggcccaacgctcgctaaacaatTCTAAActcaaggaggttatgcccagcgaatataacgtagcaacattttatTGTGagagagctcaatgtacatgccaattgctgctaatggggaatgagagaaaggagagttcggcttttatttaacacgcacgctgtgaattatgatggagagtggggcgaagcatccgtccgtacattcgttcttgcttccgtccgtccatgcgtccgactgcgtgacagtccgtgcgtccattcgcccgtccgtgcgtctgttcgtgcgcccgcacgtccatccgtgcgtccattgcgtccatccctgcgttcgtccatgcgtccatccatccgcgcagccatcggtgcgtccgtccatttatctgtctgtgtgtccgttcgtccatatagtcaacgctccaagtactaccatctctcatcttttcgTCACATATTAcgaatatagaagcaccgccatccagcggacattccaaggactaaacgagtggtggcacacgcacactttcttacggcttgcgcttcgtgtctacttcccacctttaaccacctagagttcatggtatatactggttcactgtattcatggcactgcggcccaacgctcgctaaacctttctaaaacgaaggaggttacgcccagcgagtataacgtagcaaccttttcctgtcagatagcgctcaatgtacatgccaatggctgctattgggaaataagagacaggagaattcggcctttagttaacccgcacgctgcgaattttttattgttcaacaacgcacaggagaaatctcccaccagcaccaccttgcaggtcaaagtgtaagacatgttacgcactactacgagggacgaatcggttccgctttaagaagcttcgcccctaaaaacacgcGTTTCACTGATGCCGCGTGCTAATCGGACGAGCGGCGGTTTGCTATCGTTCTGATTAACACTGACAAAACGACCACGCACGCAGCTAGTATCAAGCCCGACACCTGCAGATAGCTGAATAAATGGCCATTGCTCTTGCCATAACTGACCCTGAAACTCGAACTGTGATCAGTGACTCACGCTCAGCAGTACGGAATTTCGCTAAGTGTCAGATTTTGATTGAAGCCCTTCACGTACTTGTGCATGCCAGCCAGATTTCCCAGGCTACCTTGATCTGGATCCCCGCCCATGTGGGCGAAGCCTGCCCGCCATTCCCCAACCTTAACGAGGTAGCGCTTTCCGCCGCACGCGACACAACAAACCGTGCAGGAGGCGATGGCCTTGTTGAAGAGTATGCGGACCGGGATCGACTTACGACATACAATGACCTCACCAAGGCGTTCTACTTGGCCCGCCAATGCTATCCTTTAACCTCATGACAATTTATGAAGAGCCTAAGCAGTTACCTCGCGACAGTTGCAAACGAGCACTTACCGCGATCGCCTGATATGTCACCGAATATACCCAGTGATCTATAGCACCAACATCTGTAAGGTCTGCCATACAGACACAGCTACGCtaacacacatgctctgggaatgcgaggCTAAAGCGAAGCGTATTATTCCCGATGTTCTTTCGCCGAGGTGCGAAGCCGCTCTGCGGAGCTCCAAGCTTGGCTGACCAACTCTGGGCAGTCCAGCAGGTCCGTGAAGCGGCGGAGAGGCAAGGCCTTGACGTCCCGACATAGGAGAGCTCAGCCCGGGCCACTACTTTGCCGGacaataaataaagttttttcaccaACACCATCGAGGAGCGTTGAGTATACAAGGTCGAGCAGCCGAGTAGGTACttctcccaagcctctctagttggtaTCGGAAAAGGGGGCGAAAAAGGAAGGGGGTTGGTGGGAAACGAAGCGACGACGTGGCAGGTGCCGGCCAGGACTTGGCTGGTCAAGCAGGTGCCTCTGATATCCGGCAGAAATGCCTGGCGACTACCAGACTGATATAGGTGTTCGTCTGGAGACTGCGTGATATTCGCTCGTCCGCTTCCGCCAGACCACGGGTGGGGtgcgggtagaggcggcgcgaagcccaaTAATAGGCAAGAATTTTGCGCGTCAGGTTCGTATTGCCAGATTCCCATTAGGGACATGGAGGGGGGACGGCTCGTATGAGAGAAGCACGGGCAGCGGCGTTCGCCGCCTCGTCACCGGGCAGGCCCAAGTTGGCTGGGGTCCATAGTATACAAAACGGCGAGCCCCGTCCTAAGTTTGTGTCCGTTTTGTCACTATTAGatacgaagcagctctttgactagcctgtgtgtCGCTGTCCCTCCATCCGCACAACTCCCTTCGCCGCAGATGTtagagcagtgccaagtaggtcacgccctcctagcagtgcgcggtgacgtctctccctcgcctgccacgcACTCGCCGCGTGTCAACTTTATTTCGCtttaccctctccaccgctcgagcccactcctcaccgtgggcatcatctcacccgcacCAACtgtctccatctgtcggcgaaaAGAAGTCGACAGCCTCGATAATCTCGCAGTGCCGACAATGTGTAACGCACCGCTGCTTGCCATGGGATCGCGCCGACAGGCGCGATCTCATGGCAAGCAGCGGTGCGTTATCCCGGTAGTGTGCTTGTACCTATCCCGGCTGTCGCTgacgttgcgagggttagcgaagccgatagCGTTCGCGCATGGCtacgtcaacaccgacgaggcacGAGCCttggaagccgaacgcaagcgtagGCAGTGGAATACTAGCGACACCGACAATGTGCTAGTCAAGCACACCGATCGCACTCGAGAATACTGACGCTGCGGGGGTAACACCGGCGAGACGCGAGCCGAGGAAACCGAGCGCAAGCGTGTTCAATGCGTCCCGCCTCTCGTGTCTTTGCGTTGAAAACAAACGTTTACACTAGTAAGTGCTACACCAAGTTTTGCTTCAAATCACTCTTCCAGCACCCGCATCAACACCTGTATCAACTGGGTCAACGCCGTGCACACCGctactgcttcgcatcccattagggttcccttcggggataTGGTCATTAGCTTTAAGGGCGTAGTTCCTTACGCCGCGAGTCGtgcgtccgtgatgtatgtagtagtagtcgtcgtcatcgtcgtcgtcgtcgtcgtagtagtagtagtagtagtagtagtagtagtagtagtagtagtagtagtagtagtagtagtagtagtcagtagccacctctcatttagtccttggaatgtccgcttgatggcggtacttttatatgatgaatatattgttacacgacaatgtgatgaaaagatgcgagatagcggtacttggagtgttcacagatggacagacggacggacgcatggacggacaaacaaGCAGGCGGACAGAGAGATAGATGGACGTGCGGGCGcccggatggacagacagatgcgcggacggccgcatggacggacagacgcaagGACGTGCGGATAGatggagagacgcatggacggtagcaagaacggacagacgaatggacagaagGGCGGACGAaccgacggacgcttcgccccactcatcatcattcagttcgtcgatatgctgcgattttttttttgcgctgcagtAGAATTTGatcttgcaattttttttttgcagagcaaCGTAGCTCTCTGTTTAGTGGACGGTGCGTATGACTTCCGAACTGAGTTACGCCAATCAGTAGGCGTCACTAGAAATACTTGATTTCGCCATTGTTGAGGAGAGATCACTGTTCCTACAATACGACAGATGAGAAAGCGCGAATGTTTGGAAATGCTACTCGAGCGGGCGTCCACCATTCGCATGCAGTATGCGCGAATAATTTACAAGCTTTTACGCTTTTTTATCTGTCATATGGTAGCTATGGTACTGCAGCTTTACCGTGGCTAGAAATCTGTCCACAATCTAGCTGTCACATATTTATCCGCTCAAATCAGCTGTGGATGGCACGTACACCTATTTTTATCTATACCGACGGTGTAACACACTATACGTTCGTGACGTACGTGGCTACGACCGTGTACTCAAAAAGCTCATTcatggcaaacgacgccacgtaacgcaaggcactTGTGCGATGGGCACGTAGCACAATTTAGTAGCCTAATTTAGTAGCACTAGAACTCTCGAATATCAATAAAATTTCGTTTGGGTCTTGTTGGCACAAACCTCTGGATTAAAATTACCAGAGCAAACACAGAGCACGCCCCACAAAGAAGAGAAGATACGCACACGAGCGCTGACTATCGACTGCTCTATTCCTTCATATGCCAGTGCGTACTTATGTGCAAATCAGCCCTACCACGCATGCGTACACACCGAAAGTTTTGGACAAGTGAAACAGTGACGAAAAAGGTGGATCATACGCGACGACAAGAGACAGTGTTCAGCTGAATGCAGGAACACGAAAATATCACTGATAACGCGGACGATCTCAGGATAATGTGAATCGCTGCAAAggacgtcgaaagacgacagtcttctgtttgaaggcgctgcgtgagatatggcGCTATCgtgcacgacgatagttatagcgccagaacagaacgacgacaaagggacaagaaggacacgtctcTTTGTGATCGTTCTGTTCtcgagctataactatcgtcatgtcataccaattagcccaagctgccacacttatatGCTATCATGCCGTATTGTGAAGAAACGATAATACGCAAAGCCACtagtaggtggcagcaccgtgtcACTTGAGCAAAGCGTAGAAAACATCCGATTTTTCGTTCCTAGCATCgatgtcagcgcagcgtgataaacactgtGGTCTTTAGAATTAGGTATCCACGTTTTTCTAAATAAAGGAACACATTACCTAATAATAATGTGTTGATGTCTCACCTCAAATATGCGTAACGCTTTTTTTTGAATTACAATGcttacaagtatgaacgcaaccATGAGAtcaagatgggggggggggggggttgaacaaAGGCCTAAACTTTTGCCGGTTGGCTGAATTGttgaacagacagacaaatagaagaaaagaaagcaagtaagaaaaagaaagaaggaaagaaagaaccaACATTTCatcgttgaagtatcccaagcaGGACTATATAGTCCTTGAAATTCACAGGGTCCTTTATGTAATGGCAAAAGACGACTGGAAGGAGAAATCCGCCTTTTAATTCTCAGTCAATGTATTGATCTCCCACCTCCTAAATTATTTTGCTCCTCATCAAGGTTCTTGCACTGCCTCTGTGATCGGTCCCCCTTTGACCAATCATCGATGTCGTGTGACGTGTTGCGGGTGCTCATATAAAGAGAAGGTGGCCTCTCCTTACCACTCCATTTCACGCTTTCTTCCCTCCTCGCTCACCACGACGACGCTGCGCCATCCGTCTTATGGGTTGCAGAAATAAGTCTAGCTTAACCTCAAACCATTTGAATGCTCCACCGAGTACTGGGTACTTTAACCGGATATGCCCGGTCGCGCACGCATTATCTCTATATAGATCAGCAGACGGCTCGTGTACCTTAGTACAAGCTGCGCTCTCATGGCTTCCGTTGAAGCGATAGGAAGAGCAATGGTCGTTTCGCTTGCTGCTGTGACCGCGTTTCCTTACGCCTGTGTTTAGTAGGTTTAAGCAAGATAAGACGCTAAAGAAGTTAGATGCTAGCCACTATATAGCATTCATATAGCATTACAGTTTGTTGATTTCGTATACCCTGCTTCGTCCATGACATGAAACTGACTTATTAGTTGCTAAGGCACAGTGACATTTTGTTACAGTTTGTTGGTTTCTTGGCCCAATTGATGCGTCATAATGCTCACTGTTATTTGGTTTTCGCAGAGACTCCGAAAACGCACTGTAGTCGCCTCCATGGGCTCGGTCTACAACGGCTGCGCCGAGCACTTCGCCACGCCCAAGACCCTGGACTCCGTCGCCACGAAGTGCTGCGTGCCCTCAACGTACGGCTAGAGACGTGGGTTAACTGGACCCTAGCCGGCTTGTTGCCTCGACTGGTTGAGTTCTCGCTTCTGTACAGGTTTAACTCCTTCTTTGCCCTGACTTTCAGTCCTCGCTCGACGTCATTGCATATGACCGTGGGAAAAGTGGTGCGCAACATATCGGTTGCCGTGTACAACCTGGACAAGTTCTATACTACTTCGAGACCATGCTGGCCCTATTCGACAAAGCCTCTGCAGATGCAGCCCACTACGAACATCTACGGAGCCTTGTAAAGCTCGACGGAGAGGTTCTCGATGTCACCAGGATAGCCACCGACGACGAAATTACATTGCCCCTGGAGCAACTTGACGTTGAAGAAATACCGCATGAAATGTTGGCGTCGCCCGTAAACCGCGCCCTGCCATTGGACAGCGAAGCATCTTCTGCAACTGAAATAGTTGTGAATGGTATAGACAGAGTTTGCAACGCCTTTTCTGTGGTGGCTCGAACGGATTCTTGGGTTTTGTCCATGTACCTCCCCGTCTTGGTGACGTCGCAAGCGATACGCTACGAATTCCACGAACGCTACGCCGAGGTGGAACAGAGGGTTGACTGGACGTACGTAGCTTGCAGAGAGATACTCAGTAGACTATTTCCCGGGCACTACTCGACGATGGAAGCGACTGCCTTGCGAGAGAACAAGCACAAGAAAGTTCCAGCCTCGGAACTATTAGAAGAGGCCAAGGCGCACCTAACGGTCAGTTTAAATGACAGTGTCTCAATAGATGACGCCGCAGAAGATGCAATGCGCCAACAACTTAGCGATATCGACATCATGTCTGTCAACGCGGTGAAAGCCAGTGACTTCCTCGCAGAGAGTGACGAGAAGTACACGCAAAGTTACACTAAAACATGCTCATCGCAACACGCCAGGGCGCAGTGGAATACGCCACGAACAAGTCCAGATGGACACCTGAGTGGCGCACGCTGGCCCGCGTCCAGTGGCGCGCCTCTTTCAGATACTTCGAGAGCCACCACGCCATTGTGATGGCCAGCCGGAGCTTCGTTTCTGTATCGAGATTTTCTTTAGATATATTCGGCAATGTCTTCAATGTCTTCAATGTCTGTCAACTACGCGGTTCTTCTCGCCCGCATCGTGCGGGAGCTACTCGTCGCTCCCGCACAGGTCCCTGCAGACACCCACGCTTGCTCACCGCTGACCCGCGACAGCGTGGATTCTGTTTCAAAGAGTCGAGCAGTCAAGATGTCGAGGCAGGCTAGGTCACTTCGTGTTGCCTACCAGGCTTACAAGAAACATCTTTGGGATGGCATCATGGAGTCGGGTGTGGACACGTTTGACCGGAAAGTTTTCCAGGCGTTCTGCGTTCAGCTACGCAGTCGTACCCTGCTAGAACCCACACCGTCCCTACCGCACATGCGTGAGAGGTGCGAGTTTTCGGTGCGGTCGACGCCAGAGTTTTGGGAAGCGTACAAGTGCCCGAAAGAGCCGATGAAGCAGTCGGCGATGCTGGATCCTCTGGTACCTCGTCAACGGCACTGATCATGTATAACAACAGAGATGTGAACTGAAAGACCGAATGAACTTCGGGATGGGAAACTGCTGCGTGTCGTGGCGTGTTACTCGCTGGCCTTGGTACTGCAAAGGAAAAGTCGTTATGGCTCAATCATAATAATCCTTGGTTGTTCTTCAATAGAGTTCTGGTTATGAAAACCATGAATTCGTTGAATCGGCATACTGCCAAAGCATACACGTGTAGTTGCCAGGGCCGACCCAGGAAAAGTTGATAAGGTCTCGCTCGTAATTGACCCTTTCGACATTGTGTGCACAaagtatatatatacacactgaTAATTTTCTAGCACCGTTAGCCACAAAGTCCTGTGTGTCAGGAGGCGAATGGGCGTACACGCATATAGACGACTACTGGTTCACTGACTTCGGCTTTCATCCGCACTTCCTCCGCGCTAAGCGACCAGCTACACCATTGACCAGGACAGTGTCTCCATACGGGCACGTATGGAACAACCATTGACACCACCATTAGTCTGTCACACGGTAGAGAACTATAGCTTCCCGACAACACTTCTTTCACACAAATTCCACAGCTCTTCATTGTGCGGTTGTGTATGTGCCTGCGCCGTCGACGTCGGCGCAGCACAATTGTGTATATCGGTCAGAGAACGGATGCGGATCCGACGCGCGCGGATGGGCCGGCCAGCATCGCGCTGGACGTGCGGACGCGCCCAGCCGGATGTGACGTCCTGCCAGACGTCACGTCCTGGTGACGGTGCAAGTGCGGGCTGAGGGAGAAAGCTTTTAGCGGATGGTGGGGGGTAAATGCCGCGTCCTGACG
This genomic interval from Rhipicephalus microplus isolate Deutch F79 chromosome 10, USDA_Rmic, whole genome shotgun sequence contains the following:
- the LOC142774617 gene encoding uncharacterized protein LOC142774617 gives rise to the protein MCTSRRSRDSNPRPAGQQPSTLATRPPRRGHPELLLCGIILSHRHLCPPNKNINECFSTFDPIQSMLVPNARRLPHPASASWMGKSILEIPLYCGHDISASTRIPLMVPTSCLPNLHCLPCLACAS
- the LOC142774180 gene encoding uncharacterized protein LOC142774180, with translation MLALFDKASADAAHYEHLRSLVKLDGEVLDVTRIATDDEITLPLEQLDVEEIPHEMLASPVNRALPLDSEASSATEIVVNGIDRVCNAFSVVARTDSWVLSMYLPVLVTSQAIRYEFHERYAEVEQRVDWTYVACREILSRLFPGHYSTMEATALRENKHKKVPASELLEEAKAHLTVSLNDSVSIDDAAEDAMRQQLSDIDIMSVNAVKASDFLAESDEKYTQSYTKTCSSQHARAQWNTPRTSPDGHLSGARWPASSGAPLSDTSRATTPL